Proteins co-encoded in one Flavivirga eckloniae genomic window:
- a CDS encoding DNA helicase PriA: MANIEEKKLAVGTFPCTDCGADLKYKPGTEHLNCEYCGANNDIPQIEGDIEELDYYEFLAKKSESEETFVESFVKCGNCGASSTLEPNVTSSHCPYCSTPLVLEQAHDEKMIQPKSILPFKLDKNAAKDELEKWIKDLWFAPNDLKKASLNFDFFKGIYIPYWTYDTETDTNYIGQRGEYYYVTETYTETVDGKSVTKTRQVRKTRWHPAAGNVQKFFDDLLIVATKSIPEKYAFNLEPWDLENLVPFNKNYLSGFVTEKYQIELDEGFQMAKEVADPEIRRLIERHIGGDEQRIISMNVNYTDITFKHLLLPVFVSSYKFKDKLYKFLVNGRTGEVQGERPYSTIKIALAVIAGLIIIGLAIYIYQITKD; this comes from the coding sequence ATGGCAAATATTGAAGAAAAGAAATTGGCCGTTGGCACTTTTCCTTGTACGGATTGTGGTGCCGATTTAAAATACAAACCAGGCACAGAACATCTTAATTGCGAATATTGTGGAGCAAACAACGACATCCCACAGATTGAAGGAGACATTGAAGAACTTGATTATTACGAATTTTTGGCAAAAAAATCGGAATCGGAAGAAACCTTTGTTGAAAGTTTTGTTAAATGCGGAAACTGTGGTGCCTCATCAACACTCGAACCTAATGTAACATCGTCTCATTGCCCCTATTGCTCAACTCCTCTAGTACTTGAGCAGGCACATGACGAAAAAATGATTCAACCAAAATCGATACTTCCTTTTAAGCTAGATAAAAACGCGGCCAAAGATGAACTTGAAAAGTGGATTAAGGACTTATGGTTTGCGCCCAACGATTTAAAAAAAGCTTCATTAAATTTCGATTTCTTTAAGGGCATTTATATCCCTTACTGGACTTATGATACTGAAACGGATACAAATTATATTGGTCAACGTGGCGAGTATTATTATGTAACCGAGACCTATACAGAGACCGTAGATGGCAAATCGGTTACCAAAACACGCCAGGTTAGAAAAACAAGATGGCATCCCGCAGCTGGTAATGTGCAGAAGTTTTTTGACGACCTTTTAATCGTTGCTACAAAATCGATACCCGAAAAATATGCTTTTAATTTAGAGCCATGGGATTTAGAAAACCTGGTACCTTTTAATAAAAACTATTTAAGTGGATTCGTTACAGAAAAATATCAAATTGAACTGGATGAAGGATTTCAAATGGCTAAAGAGGTTGCAGATCCAGAAATACGCCGCTTAATTGAAAGACATATTGGTGGTGACGAACAACGTATCATCTCGATGAATGTTAATTATACCGATATTACTTTTAAACACCTGCTATTACCAGTTTTTGTTAGTTCTTATAAATTTAAAGATAAATTATATAAATTTTTGGTAAATGGCAGAACAGGCGAAGTTCAAGGTGAAAGACCTTACAGTACAATTAAAATAGCATTAGCCGTTATAGCTGGATTGATAATAATTGGTTTAGCCATTTATATCTACCAAATAACGAAAGACTAG
- a CDS encoding SPFH domain-containing protein: protein MGLFDKLRGELVDIIEWLDESNDTMVYRFERYQNEIKNGAKLTVREGQMAVFINEGQIADVFEPGMYDLFTANLPILSTIQGWKHGFKSPFKAEVYFISTRNITAQKWGTNNPITLSDQRFGMLEIRAFGTYVIKVKDAPLFIKEIVGTDGHFTTDKIAAQLKSMIVTRFTDAIGEANLPVENYASNINEISEYVHGVIAPEFEQYGIEVTKFLIENVSMPEEIKKEIFELSRLNAIDLNKLTQMKAAKALEKAAENDSGTAGAGMGMGMGFAMANQMGQAFTGGQQQQSQNQQATPPTPPPVPPALTFHAVVNGQQAGPYDISTLKQLITQNQLTKETLVWREGMANWTAAGKLPELNSLFGSVPPPIPGQ, encoded by the coding sequence ATGGGATTGTTTGACAAACTACGTGGTGAATTGGTCGACATTATAGAATGGCTCGACGAATCTAACGACACTATGGTTTACCGTTTTGAACGGTACCAAAACGAAATAAAAAATGGTGCAAAACTCACAGTTCGCGAAGGACAGATGGCCGTTTTTATTAACGAAGGGCAAATTGCCGACGTATTCGAACCAGGCATGTACGATTTATTTACAGCCAATTTACCTATTCTTTCTACCATACAAGGCTGGAAACATGGTTTTAAAAGCCCTTTTAAAGCCGAAGTTTATTTTATAAGCACAAGAAACATTACAGCCCAAAAATGGGGAACAAATAACCCGATTACATTAAGCGACCAAAGATTTGGAATGCTTGAAATACGGGCATTTGGAACTTATGTTATTAAAGTAAAAGATGCGCCTCTTTTTATTAAAGAAATAGTGGGCACCGATGGGCACTTTACAACCGATAAAATTGCTGCCCAATTAAAAAGCATGATTGTTACCAGGTTTACAGATGCCATTGGAGAAGCAAACCTTCCTGTTGAAAATTATGCATCTAATATAAATGAAATATCAGAATATGTTCATGGCGTGATTGCCCCCGAATTTGAACAATACGGCATTGAGGTTACCAAATTTCTTATTGAAAACGTATCAATGCCAGAAGAAATTAAAAAAGAGATATTTGAATTAAGCCGTTTAAACGCCATAGATTTAAACAAACTCACCCAAATGAAAGCTGCTAAAGCTTTAGAAAAAGCTGCTGAAAACGACAGTGGTACTGCCGGAGCAGGCATGGGCATGGGCATGGGATTTGCCATGGCAAATCAAATGGGACAAGCTTTCACAGGAGGCCAGCAACAGCAATCACAAAATCAGCAAGCAACACCCCCAACACCTCCACCAGTGCCCCCTGCATTAACTTTTCATGCAGTAGTTAATGGACAACAAGCCGGGCCATACGATATAAGTACCCTTAAGCAATTAATAACACAAAATCAATTAACAAAAGAGACTTTAGTTTGGCGTGAGGGCATGGCCAACTGGACCGCTGCAGGCAAACTGCCCGAATTAAATAGCCTTTTTGGTAGTGTTCCCCCTCCAATACCCGGACAATAG
- a CDS encoding sugar phosphate isomerase/epimerase family protein, giving the protein MNKTRRDFIRQAAIAAGVIPFLGFRLPLDLVDMDEKLDVSIFSKHLQFLDYRETGEMAATMGFSGVDLTVRPKGHVLPERVGKDLPKAIAEITEGGSSCHMITTNIKSVNNRLDVDVLEAASKLAVKYYRANWYKFTKEASMLDTLKKCQQEIKALGDLNKKLGIIGCYQNHAGTGVGSSFWEVKEILDAVNPDYFGVQYDIRHAVVEGGYSWKNGLKLLQPHIKTIVLKDFKWTKTNGKWKIVNTPIGEGMVNFDAYFKLLKQYRLKPPVSLHLEYPLGGAEHGKTNIAVDKKVVFDAMKKDLNSIQKLWKAA; this is encoded by the coding sequence ATGAATAAAACCAGAAGAGACTTTATAAGGCAAGCGGCTATTGCTGCTGGCGTCATTCCTTTTTTAGGTTTTCGCCTTCCCTTGGATCTGGTGGATATGGATGAAAAACTTGATGTAAGTATATTTTCTAAGCATTTACAATTTTTGGATTATAGAGAGACCGGAGAAATGGCAGCGACTATGGGGTTTTCTGGTGTCGATTTAACAGTAAGACCAAAAGGGCATGTGTTGCCAGAACGTGTTGGTAAAGATTTACCTAAGGCTATTGCAGAAATTACAGAAGGCGGATCTAGCTGCCATATGATTACTACCAATATTAAGAGCGTTAATAATCGATTGGATGTAGATGTATTGGAAGCTGCATCAAAGTTGGCGGTGAAGTATTATAGAGCGAATTGGTATAAGTTTACAAAGGAAGCCTCAATGCTTGATACTTTAAAGAAGTGTCAGCAAGAAATAAAAGCATTGGGCGATTTAAATAAAAAGCTGGGAATAATTGGCTGTTATCAAAATCATGCAGGAACAGGTGTTGGGTCTTCGTTTTGGGAGGTAAAAGAGATATTAGATGCGGTTAATCCAGATTATTTTGGTGTGCAGTACGATATACGCCATGCGGTAGTGGAAGGCGGATATTCATGGAAAAACGGATTAAAACTTTTGCAACCACACATTAAAACCATTGTGTTAAAAGACTTTAAATGGACTAAAACCAATGGTAAATGGAAAATTGTAAATACCCCAATAGGTGAAGGTATGGTAAATTTTGATGCTTATTTTAAACTATTGAAACAATATAGGTTAAAACCGCCAGTATCACTTCATTTAGAATATCCTTTAGGAGGAGCAGAACATGGGAAAACCAATATCGCTGTTGATAAAAAAGTGGTGTTTGATGCCATGAAAAAAGATTTAAATTCCATACAGAAATTATGGAAGGCAGCCTGA
- a CDS encoding T9SS type A sorting domain-containing protein, with product MKKNSLLLFTVLIVNHSLLIAQKISVQNTHTVNFDATTVVTETYFRSDFVLDHDGNKIIVGGFDGENVAFDVSNQISSDNNKNIFIAKYDRNNTILWIKNIGGKEIEQDFGSPNTIANDVITSVKIDTNNNIYVLGTANLNSKDIVDFDPEHTNTNSILNTGFDLQEEIIFAKYAPDGTLLWLKIIGDSDTDNSLKMVLDKNNDIWITGTMIGFTTNNIDFDREHIHPNGEDILPGQFFHLGFIAHYNNNGDFISVKGIGNGFFSDINIQIGATGNIYIAGSFNGKNTELFLEDTNPLLITSDGSYEWSPQNEDIFLMKCSSTGAIQWVKTIGNPLYSRASGFVIDANENIYVTGFFNGNMDFDIDHNHSFDIKTSTSKGSGFVAKYDTNGKLKWLNTISGGISSRSRTIKLRGGYLVFSGDYKGSNVQFGDKAYSSGTNSNAFISILKTNGNWVATKVFPSTDYSSITNIALSSNGAIHFLGFNADLYSGYIDATKMFFGESNTVLSAADTGNTSNKISTYPNPTERYININNTGLEKIETLELYSITGQLIWSKAYNQEKSIDIRDQSQGIYILKIITQNNQSQIVKLTRK from the coding sequence ATGAAAAAAAATAGCTTACTCCTTTTTACCGTATTAATAGTGAACCATTCATTATTAATAGCACAAAAAATAAGTGTTCAAAATACCCATACCGTTAACTTTGATGCTACAACAGTCGTAACTGAAACCTATTTTCGATCGGATTTTGTATTGGATCATGATGGCAATAAAATAATAGTTGGTGGTTTTGATGGCGAAAATGTTGCGTTTGATGTATCAAACCAGATTTCATCCGACAATAATAAAAACATTTTCATTGCAAAATATGATCGTAACAACACCATTTTATGGATAAAGAATATTGGAGGTAAAGAAATCGAACAGGATTTTGGATCTCCAAATACTATAGCTAACGACGTAATTACTTCCGTAAAAATTGATACCAATAACAATATTTATGTCTTAGGTACGGCTAATTTGAATTCTAAGGACATTGTAGACTTTGACCCAGAACATACAAACACTAATTCTATTCTGAATACGGGATTTGATCTTCAAGAGGAAATTATTTTTGCCAAATATGCCCCAGACGGCACCTTATTATGGCTAAAAATAATTGGAGATAGTGATACAGATAATTCATTAAAAATGGTTTTAGATAAGAATAATGATATTTGGATAACGGGTACTATGATTGGCTTTACAACCAATAATATAGATTTTGATAGGGAGCACATACATCCCAACGGAGAGGATATACTCCCTGGACAATTTTTCCACTTAGGATTTATTGCTCATTATAACAACAACGGGGATTTTATATCTGTAAAAGGTATTGGAAATGGTTTTTTCTCCGATATTAATATTCAAATTGGGGCAACTGGAAATATATACATAGCTGGTAGTTTTAATGGAAAAAACACCGAATTATTTTTAGAAGACACAAATCCTCTGCTTATAACTAGTGACGGATCCTACGAATGGTCACCTCAAAATGAAGACATTTTTTTAATGAAATGCAGTTCTACCGGGGCTATTCAATGGGTAAAAACCATAGGTAATCCTTTATACAGTCGTGCTTCCGGTTTTGTTATCGATGCCAATGAGAACATTTATGTTACAGGCTTCTTTAATGGCAATATGGACTTTGATATTGACCACAACCACAGTTTTGATATTAAAACCTCAACAAGCAAAGGGTCTGGCTTTGTTGCTAAATACGACACAAATGGTAAGTTAAAGTGGTTAAACACTATTTCTGGTGGTATTTCTAGCCGATCAAGAACTATTAAACTACGCGGTGGCTATTTGGTATTTAGTGGTGATTATAAAGGTTCGAACGTGCAATTTGGTGACAAGGCGTATTCTAGTGGTACTAATTCTAATGCGTTTATATCTATTTTAAAAACCAATGGCAATTGGGTAGCGACTAAAGTCTTTCCATCTACCGACTATTCATCTATAACAAATATTGCGTTAAGTTCTAATGGAGCTATTCATTTTTTAGGCTTTAATGCCGACTTATATAGTGGTTATATAGATGCTACAAAAATGTTCTTCGGAGAAAGCAACACCGTACTCTCTGCTGCAGATACTGGTAATACTTCAAATAAGATCTCTACCTACCCTAATCCAACCGAACGCTACATTAATATTAATAATACTGGGTTAGAAAAAATTGAAACGCTAGAATTATATTCAATTACCGGGCAATTAATATGGTCTAAAGCTTACAATCAGGAAAAAAGCATAGACATTCGGGATCAATCTCAGGGAATTTACATACTGAAGATTATCACCCAAAACAATCAAAGTCAAATAGTTAAATTAACAAGAAAATAA
- a CDS encoding chondroitinase-B domain-containing protein — protein MNTIFKILTPYKNLKSILAFSMLCLFITSCNTSVEQTKTIDVSNIDELNQAIENCKAGDEIVLADGIWKDAKIEFKGKGTKQKPIVLRAQTPGKVFIEGESYLRLGGDYLEVRNLYFRNGYTPRNTVIDFRIDKKTFANHCKITHCVIEDFTQPDRDRTDHWVEFWGRHNELSNCYIAGKSNFGPTVMVMLKGNEHIKNYHQIVNNHFGPRPRKGGPHGETMQIGDSGTSMTPSHTHVANNFFERCNGEVEIISSKSNYNEFRNNVFFESEGSLVLRHGNYATIDGNVFIGNDNSEFIGGIRVINTGHWITNNYFYKLKGSIFRAPLAVMNGIPKSPQNRYNQVTDAVIAHNTYIDCKTPFHFGVGSNVSQKDVLPASEIRSAQPIRTTVANNLIFSSEGDAYPIKNYDRVDGVLFKNNMTNSENNGDVKPDGLMTKTFEVNNVSDLLYVPAKNHEDVFAGFDFETITTDLFGNKRASNNSIGAITLPLKKNPLLIDKSLYGTDWFSAEKPKYEAKTIKVAGVKALTEALKSANSGDILALQSGTYAIASSMVIDKRITITSQDKTNKATLEFSSSSPAFEMNPSANLVIEDVILNGNKSQDAFATLDKNMTKAYNLWIENSEISNFKNVLRVSKGSFADTVSVSNSIIKDCINGIQLNKETNDKGDYNAEFVYITNSEFNNVGNNVLNYYRGGYDESTIGGNLVLQHNTFTNCGKTDQDHILINNRGIVNVNFSNNTFKNNPVKLIAVLWGEKGQKPVDNTLVNSGKIEVVQNLKLKLMY, from the coding sequence ATGAATACTATTTTTAAAATTTTAACACCCTACAAAAACCTTAAAAGTATATTGGCTTTTTCGATGTTATGTTTGTTTATAACATCTTGTAATACGTCAGTAGAACAAACAAAAACAATTGATGTATCTAACATTGATGAATTAAATCAAGCCATTGAAAATTGTAAAGCAGGTGACGAAATTGTACTGGCAGATGGTATTTGGAAAGATGCGAAGATTGAATTTAAAGGAAAAGGAACAAAGCAGAAGCCTATCGTTTTAAGAGCACAAACTCCTGGAAAGGTTTTTATAGAAGGTGAGTCGTATTTAAGATTGGGTGGCGACTATCTTGAAGTTCGCAATTTATATTTTAGAAATGGGTACACACCAAGAAACACGGTTATTGATTTTAGAATTGATAAGAAAACCTTTGCGAATCATTGTAAAATAACACATTGTGTTATTGAGGACTTTACACAACCCGATCGAGATAGAACAGATCATTGGGTAGAATTTTGGGGAAGACATAACGAATTAAGTAACTGTTACATTGCAGGGAAATCTAATTTTGGACCTACCGTAATGGTAATGCTTAAAGGAAACGAGCATATTAAAAATTATCATCAAATAGTAAATAATCATTTTGGTCCCAGGCCTCGTAAAGGAGGGCCGCATGGAGAGACGATGCAAATTGGAGATAGCGGAACTTCTATGACGCCATCGCACACCCATGTAGCTAACAATTTTTTTGAACGCTGTAATGGTGAAGTAGAGATTATTTCAAGTAAATCCAACTACAATGAGTTTAGAAATAATGTGTTTTTCGAAAGTGAAGGTTCCTTGGTGCTAAGACACGGAAATTATGCAACCATAGATGGAAACGTATTTATAGGTAACGACAATTCGGAGTTTATAGGAGGAATACGCGTTATTAATACCGGACATTGGATTACAAATAACTATTTCTATAAGTTAAAAGGTTCCATATTTAGAGCGCCTTTGGCGGTAATGAATGGTATACCAAAATCGCCACAAAACAGATACAACCAGGTAACAGATGCTGTGATAGCGCATAATACCTATATAGATTGTAAAACACCTTTTCATTTTGGTGTAGGGTCTAACGTTAGTCAAAAGGATGTGCTACCAGCTTCCGAAATACGTTCTGCACAACCCATACGAACAACAGTTGCCAATAATTTAATATTTAGCAGCGAAGGCGATGCATATCCAATTAAGAACTACGATAGGGTTGATGGCGTTTTATTTAAAAATAACATGACTAACAGTGAGAATAATGGCGATGTGAAACCAGATGGGTTAATGACTAAAACATTTGAAGTTAATAACGTGTCGGATCTACTCTATGTGCCGGCTAAAAATCATGAAGATGTATTTGCCGGTTTTGATTTTGAAACGATTACAACAGACCTTTTTGGAAATAAAAGAGCATCTAATAACAGTATAGGAGCAATTACATTACCACTAAAAAAGAACCCTTTATTAATAGATAAAAGCTTGTACGGAACAGATTGGTTTTCTGCCGAAAAACCAAAATACGAAGCTAAAACAATTAAAGTAGCAGGCGTTAAGGCATTAACAGAAGCGCTTAAAAGTGCAAACTCGGGAGATATTTTAGCATTGCAATCTGGAACTTATGCCATAGCTTCCTCGATGGTGATCGATAAAAGAATTACAATTACATCTCAAGATAAAACGAATAAGGCGACATTAGAGTTTTCGTCAAGTAGTCCGGCATTCGAAATGAATCCAAGTGCTAATTTGGTTATAGAAGATGTTATTCTAAACGGTAATAAAAGCCAGGATGCTTTTGCAACGTTAGATAAAAATATGACCAAGGCTTATAATTTATGGATAGAGAATTCCGAAATAAGCAATTTTAAAAATGTATTACGAGTTTCTAAAGGATCTTTTGCCGATACTGTTTCGGTTTCTAATTCTATAATCAAAGATTGTATAAACGGTATTCAATTAAATAAAGAAACCAACGATAAGGGCGATTATAACGCAGAGTTTGTTTATATAACCAATTCGGAATTTAATAATGTAGGAAACAATGTTTTAAATTATTACCGTGGTGGTTACGATGAGTCTACCATAGGAGGAAATTTAGTGCTTCAGCATAATACGTTTACAAATTGTGGTAAAACAGACCAAGACCATATTTTAATAAATAATCGAGGAATTGTAAATGTAAACTTCTCTAATAATACGTTTAAAAACAATCCAGTAAAGTTAATAGCTGTTTTATGGGGAGAAAAAGGACAAAAACCTGTAGACAATACTTTAGTAAACTCTGGTAAGATAGAAGTAGTACAAAATTTAAAGTTAAAACTCATGTATTAA
- a CDS encoding GNAT family N-acetyltransferase, whose amino-acid sequence MGSSNIEIRKYNPSLDFDRLMAVIESEGEAWSEYSSRPNREKYKISLAKSITYVAYLSHTLCGYSRSIDDFGFTIYVCDLLVNKQYRGNAIGQQLLECITEDFPNRDIYVMSDVDDYYRKLGYKIEGSLFQVIKPQ is encoded by the coding sequence ATGGGAAGCAGCAATATCGAAATTAGAAAATATAATCCTTCACTAGACTTCGATAGGTTAATGGCAGTCATTGAATCTGAAGGCGAAGCATGGAGCGAATATTCTTCTCGCCCCAATAGAGAAAAATATAAGATATCTTTAGCTAAATCAATAACATATGTTGCTTACTTATCCCATACGCTATGCGGGTACTCCCGTTCTATAGACGACTTCGGATTTACCATATATGTTTGCGACCTCCTTGTTAACAAACAATACCGAGGAAATGCAATCGGGCAACAACTGCTCGAATGTATAACAGAAGATTTTCCAAATCGGGATATCTATGTCATGTCTGATGTTGACGATTATTATCGTAAGTTAGGTTATAAAATTGAAGGTTCCCTTTTTCAAGTAATAAAGCCTCAATAA
- a CDS encoding T9SS type A sorting domain-containing protein, protein MKSKILLLALLLSLSLFSQENLTAIITGDCSNRSGTYQFNGIVNGKNHYQHSERASTSLGYNGSQWMLYQTGQMNGARAFNNLNTSSDLTPPKTGWTGASCNGTFILEYSSTLKTNNLTHDDKQIIISPNPSSENIEIKGLKKQHQRGVINNINGKKIKEIKNIYDKINISSLSKGIYFIIIDNTYSLKFLKN, encoded by the coding sequence ATGAAATCAAAAATTTTACTTTTAGCGCTTTTATTAAGTTTAAGCTTATTTTCTCAAGAAAATTTAACCGCAATTATTACAGGCGATTGTTCAAATCGTTCCGGCACATATCAATTTAATGGAATTGTGAATGGAAAAAACCATTACCAACATTCCGAAAGAGCAAGCACATCACTAGGTTATAATGGTTCCCAATGGATGTTATATCAAACTGGTCAAATGAACGGTGCAAGAGCTTTTAATAATTTAAATACCTCATCCGATTTAACCCCACCAAAAACTGGCTGGACTGGTGCTTCTTGTAATGGAACTTTTATATTAGAATACTCCAGCACATTGAAAACAAATAATTTAACACATGATGACAAACAAATAATAATTAGCCCTAACCCATCCTCAGAAAACATAGAAATAAAAGGTTTAAAGAAACAGCATCAAAGAGGTGTTATCAATAATATAAATGGGAAGAAAATTAAGGAAATTAAAAATATTTATGATAAAATAAATATATCGAGTTTATCAAAAGGAATATATTTTATCATTATAGACAATACTTATAGCTTAAAATTTCTTAAAAATTGA